One Mustelus asterias chromosome 12, sMusAst1.hap1.1, whole genome shotgun sequence genomic region harbors:
- the socs3b gene encoding suppressor of cytokine signaling 3b has product MVTHSKFDGMSRPVDMPTQRLSYRLKTFASKNEYNLIVNTVRKLKESGFYWSTMNGGEANILLSSEPVGTFLIRDSSDNRHFFTLSVKTESGTKNLRIQCENCSFFLQTDPKSTQTVPKFDCVLKLIHHYMPSKSTDSGNVKRVYFIYSGGDKIPLVLSRPLSSSVSTLQHLCRKTVNGHVAVSGKVEELPMPVRQFLQDYDAPV; this is encoded by the coding sequence ATGGTAACACACAGTAAGTTTGACGGGATGAGCCGTCCTGTCGACATGCCGACCCAGAGACTCTCTTACCGGCTGAAGACATTTGCTTCCAAAAACGAGTACAACTTAATCGTGAACACTGTACGGAAACTTAAAGAAAGCGGTTTCTATTGGAGTACAATGAATGGGGGAGAAGCTAACATCCTCCTGAGCTCCGAACCAGTTGGAACGTTTCTAATCAGGGACAGCTCGGACAATAGACATTTCTTTACCCTTAGCGTTAAAACAGAATCAGGCACTAAAAACCTGAGGATACAGTGTGAAAACTGTTCATTTTTCCTGCAAACGGACCCCAAGAGCACCCAAACAGTTCCTAAGTTTGACTGTGTCTTGAAGTTGATCCACCATTATATGCCTTCAAAGTCGACAGACTCAGGGAATGTGAAAAGAGTCTATTTCATTTACTCTGGGGGTGACAAGATCCCTCTGGTACTCTCCAGACCTCTTTCATCGAGTGTTTCAACGCTGCAGCACCTGTGCAGGAAGACGGTAAATGGACATGTGGCGGTGTCTGGCAAAGTGGAAGAATTGCCTATGCCTGTCAGACAGTTCCTACAGGATTACGATGCCCCGGTCTAA